The genomic segment ATTTCCCCCATGGTCCAATTGGGCATAAGAATGTCGAAACTTTTTAAAAAATTCAAATCATTAAAACTATCCAGAGTATGACTGTGGATCACTTCAAAATCTTGATCTTTATAGAGCTGTTCAAAAAAATCGGCAAATTCATAGGGCTTGTGCCCCAACCAACCACCTGAAACAATGAGTACATTCTTCATGAAATTCTTATCTCCATTATTTTTTCACCTGGATCCATTTTTACTTTTGAAACTTCTTATGTCAAGAAAGTCAAAAAAGGATTTAAAAGTCTCTCATGAATATACAAAATCTCCTGTATTTATCCTGATTTGCAAATAAGGAAAACGTCAAAAATAGGCTAAGTCGAGTCCTTATCATTACTGATTTGACAAAAGAAATCGATCACTAAGTCCATATTGTTTATTACCTGCAAGATAAATTAAATATTTATTTCAAAAAAACTACTTGAAAGTAAAATTATTACAATATATAATACTTATTATAATACTAATCAGATCCGAGGACCAAGTTCATGTTATCCATTTTTAAATATCTCTTGATTGTTATTTCCTTAAGCGCTTTAAGTTCAGACACAAAGACCAACATCATTTTTATCTTAGCAGATGATCTCGGCTATGGTGAACTCGGCTCTTATGGTCAAGAAAAAATCAAAACTCCTGAACTGGACAAAATGGCTGCTAGTGGCATTCGCTTTACTAATCACTACTCGGGTTACACCACCTGTACCATGTCTCGCAAAGTTCTCATGACTGGAAAACATATCGCCAACCTTCCCATGGGTGATAGAATACCTTCCATCACTATTGCTGGGCTGCTTAAGAATGCCGGCTATAAGACAGCGATGATTGGCAAATGGGGTATGAAGGGTCGTCCAGGCCACGACAATAGCCCCGAAAAACACGGCTTTGATCATGTCTTCACTTACGATAATCAGGGCTTCGCACACTTTTATTACCCCGAATACCTTTGGCGCAATGGCGAAAAAATCCATTACCCCACCAACAAGAACTTACTTACGGAAGACGGCTATATCAAAGAAAAACACGATGGGGTTTACAGTCACGACGAATTTACCAAAGACGCATTAGGGTTTATCGAAGAAAATAAAGACAGACCCTTTTTTCTCTACCTGCCCTACACTATCCCCCATGCAGAGATCACTGTACCCCATGATTCTGTTGAACCCTATCTAAAACTCAATTGGCCTGAAACTCCAAAAATTATCGGTGGCGGCGGTTCAAAAGACCCCGGCTATGGCAGTCAGTACGTCAAAGGTTACTGCGGACAAAAATACCCCCACGCCGCCTACGCCGGAATGATCAGTCGCATGGATCGAGATGTGGGACGCATACTAGATCTACTCAAAAAACTCAAAATAGAAGAAAACACCCTCGTACTCTTTGGTAGCGATAACGGCGCTTCTCCCGAAGGCGGTCAAACGCTGGAGTTCTTTCAGAGTTCTGGCAAACTCAGAGGTGATAAGCGCAGTATTTATGAAGCAGGAACCCGCACACCTTTTATTGCCTACTGGCCTAAAACTATTCAAGCAGGTCAGAAAACAGGTCATATTAGTGCTTATTGTGACTTCGTGGCCACTGCCTGTGATGTGGCGGGCATCAAAACTCCTGAGCATAGTGACGGCGTGAGCTACCTTCCTAGCCTTTTGGGGAACCGCCATCAGCAGGCGCAACGTCCTTATATATTTAATGCCTGGAAATCTTGGTCATCCGTTCGCGTCAAAGAATGGAAGCTCATTGCCAATCGCAAAAAAGATTTAAGTCCCGCTGAACGCTTTGAACTCTATAATTTAGAAAAAGATGAAGGGGAAATGAAAAACCTGGCGACTCAACATCCCGAAAAGGTTCAGTCCCTGCACAAACTCATCAATAAAATTTCCAAACGTCACTACACACCCTAATTAAAACCAAGGATATACAATGAGATTCATATTCGTAATTATCTTTTTTAACATCAGCCTTTTAGCTGATAAAGCACTTATCGAAGAAGACTTTGATAAGTTAAATAAGAAAACTTTTAAAAACATCGAACTCACAAGAGGCAAAGAGGGAAAAGCGGCCTCTTTCGATGGCGAATCAAGCCTGATCAATTTACCCACTCCCTTCAAAAAGGGCCATTCGGGCGTCTCTGTGTCCTTTTTTATCAAGCCCAAAAAATCAGATATTAAAAAATCGTACGAGAACCTTATCAGTATTGGTAGCCACAAGGGGATTTCTATCCGTTTTAAACAGGAGTACACCTTAAGTATCGGGGCGGGAACTCACCATAGAATTATGCACTCTCTCAAAGATCAAAAATACAATAGAAAGTGGATTCACATACTAGTGACACGCGATAAGAAGGAAGTTAAACTCTACATCGATAATGTCTTAATTGATACATCTCCATGCCCCGAGAAAGAGCAATATAACCATCAAGACATTCTTATTGGAGCCGCTTACTATGATGGCGATAAATCGGTCACTGAACAGCATTATGAAGGTCTTATAGATGAACTAAAAATCTATGACAAAGTCATCAATAAACAATCAGGCATACAGAGTATTTAAAGTAAAAATACTCACTGAACTACACTTTACTTTAACTCAAAAATCAGGATAGTAAGCAATGATAAAGTTAAAAAAATTCACTCTGATTGAAGTTTTAATTGCAATTGCAATTGCAATTATAGGTATTTTAGCTTCTATGCTCTTACCTGTCTTAGGGAAAGCTCGACGTACAGCTAAAACCGTCTTGTGTAAAAACAATTTAAAAACTCTTGGCATGGCTAATTTTATTTATGGAGATAATTGGGATAATTACCCTGTTCCTTATAGAGATAACAATGGAAATTGGTGGTACAAAAACAGTGAATTCAAAGAATATTATCCTTACTATCGCCAAGATCAAAATAATTTCCAAGTCAATGCGGCCTGTCATGAAGCAGTTGCTAGAACCGCAGCTACGACAAATGGCATCAGAGCAGATCTTGTTTATGGACATAATGGGATAGGAGGTGGCAGTGGCAATAGCCTTGGCTTTCGAGGTATTTCTTATAACATGATCAGCTCACCCTCTAACTTTCTTCATTACAGTGAGCAAAACAATCAAGACGCTGGCGTTTACCCTGGTAATTTCGATTCTCGCCATGAGGATAAATCCAACGTTCTTTAACTAGATGACCACGTTGCACCAATAAGCTACCTACTTGCTATTAGCACGGCGAATACTGATGCCCCCTGGGGGATAATGGCTTAAATATCACTGCCATTGTCAATAGTAATTAGTCAAAATAGAAAGACTTAGCTCTTATAAACAACTCTTAAGCTTGTGGACTTCTCAGTATTTTCTTGGTATTAAGCCTGCTCTAAATAAAAAAATTTAGTGTTGTTCTAAAATTATTTATCTAGCCTTTTTAAAATTTATTTAATTGAATTAAAAATTGACACAATAACATTGTTTAGAATACGTATTGTAATACACAAGATACCAATATATAGTGCTTAATTTTTAGCACATTTACCTTAAGGACAATTCATATGAAAAAAACTTTACTTACAACTGGTTTAGCTTTTGCTTTCTTGAGCACTCTCACAGTGAATGCCGATAAACCCATGGCCCAACTGCCTGGAGAACAGACTGCTGATCAAATCCTCGATGGCGAATACATGTGGCCGAATTCTCCAAAAGTTGACTTAAGTAAAGTTGATGATAAAAATTTCGACCCCTATGCCTTTGGCAAAGTCCCTGCTCCTGGAATTCACCCACGCATACTTATTTCGCCAGAAGATCTTCCACGAATTCGCGACGGCATCAAAAACACTCTCGCAGGAGCTTATGCTTATCATCAGATTACTGTCAATCAAAAAGAGTCTATCCGCAACAAGGGTTCTGAATCCTATGAGCTACTGAAAGCACTAGCCGCTGGCAATGAAGACTTAGCAATGAAAATCATGAAAAAGGAAAGCAAGTTTCCCCGTAAACAAAAATACAGTCATCGCTACGGCTTTGCTTATGTGCTCATGACTGAGGCATTGGATTCATTAATTCGCGAAGATGAAAAAATGGGCAAAGAAGTTGCCGCGGCTATTTCTACCCTTTCAAAAATCTACTACAAGCGCCTTGTAGCAATGGATGAAAGTTTCAAAGCAGGAAAGGTTAGCACAGATAAATATAATACGCCTGATCGTTTCCACGGTTTTCGTTTAAATGAACAGACCATTCAGCTCAACGGCGATGTCTGGCGCAGCAATAGACGTGCTGCAATTGATGGTGAACCCTGGTTTGCCTTCATGTATGATTATGCGTATCATTGGATGAACGAAGAGCAACGTTCCAACTGCCGCAAAGCATTAAATAAATATCATTTTGGCAAGACGACCATGGGTTCACATATGCCCCACCACTTCCGCAACTGGAACTGGATTGCCATTGGTTCCGGCGGTCTTTACCTCACAGCATTAGCCACTGAAGGTGAACCTGGCAATGATCAACGCGTTATAGATCACGCCAGAGAAATCCTTAGCGACTTCGTCAAGTACGGCTGGTCTGATATGGGCTCTTCAGATGAGGCCATAGGCTATTCACAATTTGGTTTGCGCTGGGCCATTCCAGGTTTTATTGGCATGGCACGTCGCGGTGACAATATCTGGAACCTCAATCGCTGGAAAAACTCCGTCAATTGGTACGCTCAATCATCGCAACCCAACGCCTTTGGCAAGGGCAATGACTCCGGTCAACGTTTCATTAGTCACGGTGACGGTGGTCAAGGTGGTCCTTCCACTATGACCATGCAAGCTTTCAAACGCTTCTACCCCAATGACCCAGTGGTTGATTATGTTCTGCAACGTACCAACCAAGTGACTCTAGACGAAAACGGCAATTTCCCACCCCCAAACAAAAAGACTTTTTATAACTCTTACCCCCACATGGATTTGATTATTGCGGCAGATAGTTCTAAAAAGGACTATAATGATGGTGATAAGCTCGGTTTAGCCAAAACTTTCTTTGACTCGGACCGCAACTCTCTTATCACTCGTGATAAATGGGGGACCGATCAATTGCAGTTGCAATTCGAAGCGCGTGACGATGGTCATGCCCCCAATCACCAACACGCCGACAAGGGGGCTTTCACGCTCACAGGTGCAGGACGTGTTTGGGCTGATGAGCGCTTTCGTTCAGTAGAAGGCCGTCACCACAGTCTCGTCATCATCGACGGTAAGGGACAGGGTTACTTCACACCGCCTTCCACTTGGCTTGGCATGCAAGACAATGAAGATGTAACTATTGCCGCAGTTGATACCGCCTATTCTCATGCTTGGCGCTGGCCTGGCGAGCTCTGTGGTTATGTCGACCTCAATGATCCCCGTAGAAAATTTGCTCGCTACGCAAACTTTACAAAGAAAGCCGATGCCTTCCTAGCAAAAAATCCCGACTTTAAATGGCAGGACCACGTCGATCGTCACCCCAAGCTGGAAAAGTTCTACAAGGGCTTTGAAAAGGGTGACCCGCGAATCTGGGATGAATATGCCCGTCCTTTGCGTATTGAGCATAATCCTGTAGAGAAAGCTTTTCGCAGCGCCATGCTCGTTCGAGGCGAATATCCCTACGTACTCATTACTGACGATATCAAGAAAGATGATAAAGAGCGCCTCTACGAATGGCTGATGATGCTCACGCCGAACACCGAGATCGCCTCAATTAACACACACGAAATCATGCTCTTTGATGAAAGTCACCCCAATGTGGAAATGAAGCCAGGCCTCAAGCGCAAAATCGGCGGTAAAGTCCCCATGTGCTTGGTGAGTGTACTGGATCGCACCATTCCCGAAGATATTTATACTAACCCTCAAATTCGACTAGAAACTTTTGAACTCAAAGATGCCCGTGGCTGGCCAAAGGGTCGCGGCTTTCAACTTCAGAAACGCTTAGTGATTCCCAGCCGTGCGATTGAGCCCAACTTTAAAGTCCTACTCTACCCTCATTACAAGGGTGCCAAATTGCCAAAGTATGAATGGAATGAATCCCGTGATCAAGTCACAGTGACTATTGGCAAGCAGGTGGATGTGATATCTTTCACCATGCAAGACAATGGTCGCAATAAAGTTTCTATCCGCCGCAATAACAAAAAACTAGCGGAACTCTAATCTTTATTATGAAAAAATTCTTTACTCTACTTCTTATACTTAGTTCATCTCTGTTTGCTCAAAACGCAACACCCCATTACCTAGACCGTTACGACCCTGTGGCGATTTGGACTCTGGACCAGGACATTGAATCACAGCCACCTAAGGAAACTTCTGGTCAATACAAGGTTCGCGTAAACGGGGATAAAACTAAGGGCTTACCAAAGCAAGTAAGTGGTGCTAGAGATTTCTTGGGGCAGGCATTAGATTTTTCTAATGTAGGTAGCTCCATCATGACT from the Lentisphaera araneosa HTCC2155 genome contains:
- a CDS encoding arylsulfatase; protein product: MLSIFKYLLIVISLSALSSDTKTNIIFILADDLGYGELGSYGQEKIKTPELDKMAASGIRFTNHYSGYTTCTMSRKVLMTGKHIANLPMGDRIPSITIAGLLKNAGYKTAMIGKWGMKGRPGHDNSPEKHGFDHVFTYDNQGFAHFYYPEYLWRNGEKIHYPTNKNLLTEDGYIKEKHDGVYSHDEFTKDALGFIEENKDRPFFLYLPYTIPHAEITVPHDSVEPYLKLNWPETPKIIGGGGSKDPGYGSQYVKGYCGQKYPHAAYAGMISRMDRDVGRILDLLKKLKIEENTLVLFGSDNGASPEGGQTLEFFQSSGKLRGDKRSIYEAGTRTPFIAYWPKTIQAGQKTGHISAYCDFVATACDVAGIKTPEHSDGVSYLPSLLGNRHQQAQRPYIFNAWKSWSSVRVKEWKLIANRKKDLSPAERFELYNLEKDEGEMKNLATQHPEKVQSLHKLINKISKRHYTP
- a CDS encoding LamG domain-containing protein codes for the protein MRFIFVIIFFNISLLADKALIEEDFDKLNKKTFKNIELTRGKEGKAASFDGESSLINLPTPFKKGHSGVSVSFFIKPKKSDIKKSYENLISIGSHKGISIRFKQEYTLSIGAGTHHRIMHSLKDQKYNRKWIHILVTRDKKEVKLYIDNVLIDTSPCPEKEQYNHQDILIGAAYYDGDKSVTEQHYEGLIDELKIYDKVINKQSGIQSI
- a CDS encoding DUF1559 domain-containing protein encodes the protein MIKLKKFTLIEVLIAIAIAIIGILASMLLPVLGKARRTAKTVLCKNNLKTLGMANFIYGDNWDNYPVPYRDNNGNWWYKNSEFKEYYPYYRQDQNNFQVNAACHEAVARTAATTNGIRADLVYGHNGIGGGSGNSLGFRGISYNMISSPSNFLHYSEQNNQDAGVYPGNFDSRHEDKSNVL